The following nucleotide sequence is from Candidatus Neomarinimicrobiota bacterium.
CCAGTAAGGGCTGTAGACCCTATTTTGGAGAAACCCTGAAAAATGGACTAAATTTTTCATAAATAATTTACTAATCACGCTTAAGTTCTTGTTTTTACTCACTGAAGAACAATTTGTCAATAAGCAGGTACTTTTACAGCTCCATCAACTTAAAATTTTCACCTCACCGGTCAAAGCTAACAATCCATTTCTTGTAGGTGCTTTACCTATGGAAATCAGCGATATTGCCTTTCTGCACGCGGCTGGTACAAAACCATGTCCCTTGCTCCCCTCCTTTAATATTTTCTTGTTCAGATTAGTCTTCATCTCGCTCACATAAGTAGACCGTTGCTTCTCCGCAGATGCGGCATCTATACTTTTCGGTGGGTTATCGAGACCTCTCCACCTTTTATAGGATTCTTCATAGCTAGGTGAGTAAGGTCGTGAAATTGACTTGAGCTCTGGAGCTATGCTGTCTGGAAATGCTTCAAAGATTTCCTCATTGGTCATGGTACAGGAATCACACCCCTCACAATCTGATTCGCATGTCTTAGATTTATGCAGCTTGACAAACATTCTAAAAAAGGCAGCATTTTGAGGGGGTAGATCAATCTTATACACCTTGTTGATAATGAGTACTTTGCCATCCACTTCCAAAGATTTCAAGGGTTCAAGATCACGAATTGCGGTTTGCACCCTTTTCAACAAGTCGCCTGGTGCATCATTGGAAGTTCCCAGGAGATAACGTCCCACTTTTAAGACCGGGACATTAGAAATTTCCAACTTCTCACTAGTGGATGACGGATCACCGGGATAGAACCACTCAGGGTCGCCAAACTTTGCAGTCGGGGGCAGTATATGAATTAACTCATCGCTTTCACGAGCATATAACTGAAAAGCAAGCGCCATCATAGCACTCATGGTCTTGCGTCCTCCTGCAACCGTTGCAGTGAGGCAAGTGCCATCATCATCTGTAATATCTTTGATCAAGTGAAGAAATTGGCCGCTAAGTACCTCTGCATCAGCGTTCTGACGAACATCATCTAATTCTTCCCCGCCCTCATCTTTAAGAATTATGATATCTTCTCTTTTAAGCTGAAAGTAACCTTTCTCAACACCTAGATCTGTTTCCATCTGTGCGAGACGTCCCTCCTTGAACAGAGCTGTAGATAACTTCTCGGCTCCCTCCCTGGTTGTGAGAGCCACAATGCGATCAAATTTGCGCTGATAGCCATAGTGAGGATGCGTGTAGACGTACAAGCACTCTGTGAAGATCTGGGGGGTTGTACCTACCGTGGCAACAAATACCTGTTTAGGATGTGTATTAGAATTCATATTGTTTGATACTTTTCAAGTTATTTCCAGCCATTTTAATATTTTGATCATCGATTTGCCGATTTTGTACAGAAAAAGGGACTCTAATGATGCTATTATCCTCACATTGCTCTCGAAGCTCTGAGGGTAGGTTTTTGTCACTGTGCACTAATATTGATTGGGCAAACTCACCACCATATCGGCGACGAATCACAGCTAGCTTATCAATATGTTGTTTCTTAACACTTCCAGTTTTGCATTCAACAAAAAATAATTGTCGCCCTCTTTTTACCAGAACATCAATTTCATTTTTTTCTTCACTGGCAATTGAAGGGTCCGTGAACCCCGCTTTAAATCCAACCTGGATCTCGAACTCCTCACCCAGCACATCACTAAAGCGCTTTGCCACCAAATATTCAAGATACCGTCCCTCAAAAAGCATCTTTGCGGCAAGTGGGTCTTTCCAGTAATAGTCCCGCGTCTTCAGTTTTAAGGAAATACCCCCTGAATCCCACCTAAAACGCTGCTGGCCCAGATCCAGACTGCTGCCAACCTGAAGTCCTTTACTATAGGTTTTCATAAGCTTATTTCGAAGCTTATTTACACCCCAATCGAAATAGAGCTTCCCTATATCATCAAGCAAGTCCCAAGTCGTGTCCGGTAGCTCTCTTACATTGACACCCTCTTGTGGGACCTGTCCTTGTGTACGAAAACAATCCTCGATAGATATTTCCGCCGACAGGGGATGAAGCTCGTCAGTTGAAAGGTTGTAAACAGAGTCTGAGCGACCATCAACATAAAAACTAGCAATGGATTTTGTCTTGGCAGCGTCATAGGCTGCAATACTCATGAGCTTTGTACCACCAGTGAGGTTGATCGTGATCGGCCCCTTTGCATCAACGATGATCTCATCTATGACTGCCTTGATACGCTGCACCCTATTATGGGGGATTGGATGATCTGTAATAGTGGCGCCATGTTCAGCAAAAATATCCTTTAGTTGGGCTGCCTGTCCCCTTGACTGCTTTGTGAATAAGAGCTGAACACTCTCTGGTTGAAACTCCAAAAACCCCAGCAGAAGCGGAATAGGTTGTCCGCCGACTAAAATGATCTGAGAACCGCCCTTAGAGATGGTTTTGCTTGTCACAGAATCCATTATACATCCTCCGGGATTGGCAATATTTTACGTTTTCTGGTCTCATACCCTTGATCCTGTAATTTCCCCTTGCTCTGCAGTTTTTGTCCATGTTCAAAAGAAAGCAATTTCCTGAGTTGACGCATGCGGTATAGATCCCAGAACTTGTCCTGACCCGGATCATCACCGAACTCCTGGCAGCTTTTGGCGATGGTAGCACGAAAGACACCTGCAATATCCTCAGAATCAGCCACTGGCCGCATACCACTCTTCCAGCTATCAGCATCCATCAGCTTGCTGTATCGTTCTTGTGGATCAGTTAATTTCATGGTGGATTCTATACGAATGGATCCTAACCCGAGCGCCTTGGCCATTCCCAACTTGTGTGCCAAGCCAGGGGGCAATTGTATAGCCGACTGGAGTGCTCCAAACTCAACTTTGCTTAGATTTGAGAACTTGACTGTAAAAGTAAATTCAGTCCCCTTTTGAACCGGCTTCATTGTTGTATACATGTTATCCGATTTCACTTTTGAGAAATCCTGCTGCACAAAATCATGATGCCAGTACATCTTGCTGCCCCGGAGCCAGG
It contains:
- the csm6 gene encoding CRISPR-associated ring nuclease Csm6, encoding MNSNTHPKQVFVATVGTTPQIFTECLYVYTHPHYGYQRKFDRIVALTTREGAEKLSTALFKEGRLAQMETDLGVEKGYFQLKREDIIILKDEGGEELDDVRQNADAEVLSGQFLHLIKDITDDDGTCLTATVAGGRKTMSAMMALAFQLYARESDELIHILPPTAKFGDPEWFYPGDPSSTSEKLEISNVPVLKVGRYLLGTSNDAPGDLLKRVQTAIRDLEPLKSLEVDGKVLIINKVYKIDLPPQNAAFFRMFVKLHKSKTCESDCEGCDSCTMTNEEIFEAFPDSIAPELKSISRPYSPSYEESYKRWRGLDNPPKSIDAASAEKQRSTYVSEMKTNLNKKILKEGSKGHGFVPAACRKAISLISIGKAPTRNGLLALTGEVKILS
- a CDS encoding DUF1887 family CARF protein encodes the protein MDSVTSKTISKGGSQIILVGGQPIPLLLGFLEFQPESVQLLFTKQSRGQAAQLKDIFAEHGATITDHPIPHNRVQRIKAVIDEIIVDAKGPITINLTGGTKLMSIAAYDAAKTKSIASFYVDGRSDSVYNLSTDELHPLSAEISIEDCFRTQGQVPQEGVNVRELPDTTWDLLDDIGKLYFDWGVNKLRNKLMKTYSKGLQVGSSLDLGQQRFRWDSGGISLKLKTRDYYWKDPLAAKMLFEGRYLEYLVAKRFSDVLGEEFEIQVGFKAGFTDPSIASEEKNEIDVLVKRGRQLFFVECKTGSVKKQHIDKLAVIRRRYGGEFAQSILVHSDKNLPSELREQCEDNSIIRVPFSVQNRQIDDQNIKMAGNNLKSIKQYEF